One region of Intestinimonas massiliensis (ex Afouda et al. 2020) genomic DNA includes:
- a CDS encoding antirestriction protein ArdA: MPVLDGNFEAFVTNLGKYNEGELVGEWVKLPTTEEEMQKVFERIGIGKQDEFGQPYEEWFITDYECPIYGVQKMLGEYESLDKLNYLAALIDELSLSDQEKFAAIMESGCDEVSDIDDLINLTFNLDCYDIMPGINDESDLGYYYAHEAGIYSEKDLGPLADYIDYERYGRDIAMDEQGRFTDEGYVRVASERWDRQFDGDLDDIPDEYRITGSGEAAERDSTIAVLVVEPGKEPYVKEIDSGLESLQHEVGGCIEAIYPYEDPVALVCNEEGKLEGLPLNRALRDEDGDIYDVVAGTFMVVGLTDDSFGSLTVEQMQKFSDHFKVPEQFAKLGDKIVAIPMISKEQQKQESIEQKDFEMNADTSGLTVAGHIGTWHTIEQHEVGGHSFYLMEHDTYGDEAACIIVDERGKLVLDDVYNGFDDDTLRLLDLEVKEVPEMPDPTLSVQDMKDYGYAWAGVLPAGQEAAEKALEKGCEVYRLYSDNTEGLCVDATEIADHAAKGGMLGISKESWMATLEKENYLKAAEMSMEDDYGMIDGIINNGPKEDKTLDAKAPETGEKSSIMDRLKSAKAEKQKECCPPKKHKGEIEL; the protein is encoded by the coding sequence ATGCCCGTATTAGACGGTAATTTTGAAGCCTTCGTCACAAACCTTGGAAAGTACAACGAGGGTGAGCTGGTCGGTGAGTGGGTGAAGCTGCCCACCACCGAGGAAGAGATGCAGAAGGTCTTTGAGCGCATCGGAATCGGCAAGCAGGATGAGTTCGGTCAGCCCTATGAAGAGTGGTTTATCACCGACTACGAATGCCCGATCTACGGCGTTCAGAAGATGCTCGGTGAGTACGAGAGCCTTGATAAGCTCAACTACCTTGCCGCTTTGATTGACGAGCTTTCCCTGAGTGATCAGGAAAAGTTCGCTGCCATTATGGAATCTGGCTGCGATGAGGTCAGCGACATCGACGATCTCATCAACCTGACGTTCAATCTGGACTGCTACGACATCATGCCCGGTATCAACGACGAATCCGACCTCGGCTACTATTACGCCCACGAAGCCGGTATCTACTCTGAAAAGGATCTCGGTCCTCTGGCAGATTACATCGACTATGAACGCTATGGGCGCGACATTGCGATGGATGAGCAGGGACGCTTCACCGATGAAGGCTATGTCCGCGTCGCAAGCGAGAGATGGGACAGACAGTTCGACGGCGATCTTGATGACATTCCCGATGAATACCGGATCACCGGCTCAGGGGAAGCCGCCGAGCGTGACAGCACCATCGCCGTTCTCGTCGTTGAGCCGGGAAAGGAGCCTTATGTGAAGGAGATTGACTCCGGTCTGGAGTCCTTGCAGCATGAGGTCGGCGGCTGCATCGAGGCGATTTACCCCTACGAAGACCCGGTTGCCTTAGTCTGCAACGAGGAAGGCAAGCTGGAAGGTCTGCCCCTGAACCGCGCTCTGCGGGATGAGGACGGTGACATCTACGACGTTGTTGCCGGAACATTCATGGTAGTTGGCTTGACGGATGACAGCTTCGGCTCTCTGACCGTAGAGCAAATGCAGAAGTTCTCTGACCACTTCAAGGTGCCGGAGCAGTTTGCAAAGCTGGGCGATAAGATTGTAGCGATTCCCATGATCTCGAAGGAACAGCAGAAGCAGGAGAGCATTGAGCAGAAGGACTTTGAGATGAATGCCGACACCTCCGGTCTGACGGTTGCCGGTCACATCGGGACGTGGCACACCATTGAGCAGCATGAGGTCGGCGGTCACAGCTTTTATCTGATGGAGCATGACACCTACGGCGATGAAGCGGCTTGCATCATCGTCGATGAGCGCGGCAAGCTCGTCCTTGATGATGTCTACAACGGCTTTGACGATGACACGCTCCGCCTTCTCGACCTTGAGGTCAAGGAAGTGCCGGAAATGCCCGATCCCACGCTCTCCGTTCAGGATATGAAGGACTACGGCTACGCATGGGCTGGCGTTCTTCCCGCCGGTCAGGAGGCGGCTGAGAAGGCTTTGGAGAAGGGCTGCGAGGTTTACCGGCTCTATTCGGATAACACCGAGGGCTTGTGCGTGGATGCAACGGAGATTGCCGATCATGCGGCAAAGGGCGGAATGCTCGGTATCAGCAAGGAAAGCTGGATGGCAACTCTTGAGAAGGAAAACTACCTCAAGGCAGCGGAGATGTCGATGGAGGATGACTACGGCATGATTGATGGGATCATCAACAACGGTCCGAAGGAGGACAAGACCCTTGATGCCAAAGCTCCCGAAACCGGCGAGAAGTCCTCCATCATGGACAGGCTCAAGTCCGCAAAGGCTGAAAAGCAGAAGGAATGCTGCCCTCCCAAAAAGCACAAAGGAGAGATTGAGCTGTGA
- a CDS encoding phosphoadenosine phosphosulfate reductase: MTRPKYVASCSGGKDSVATLLLAAQHNEPLDEAVFSEVMFDKDTSGEVPEHRDFIYDRLKPFCEKELGIKFTILHADKTYDDVFHYVITRGPHKGIVRGFAWAGMCAVNRDCKIPPVRKYNAALSPDTVSYVGIAEDEPKRLARLDGLKKVSLLAKYGMTEADAYKLCQDHGLLSPIYAHCRRNGCWFCPNASDKELLHIITNYPDMFDRLIEWENEDNIFHRRMTRRETPSEVKARLLSKSQTGFSSPKSK, from the coding sequence ATGACCCGCCCAAAGTATGTTGCTTCATGCAGCGGAGGCAAAGACAGCGTAGCGACGCTCCTGCTGGCTGCACAGCACAATGAGCCGCTGGACGAAGCGGTTTTCAGTGAGGTCATGTTCGACAAAGACACAAGCGGCGAAGTCCCGGAACACCGGGACTTCATTTATGACCGGCTCAAGCCCTTCTGCGAAAAGGAGCTGGGCATCAAGTTCACCATTCTTCATGCAGACAAGACCTACGATGACGTGTTCCACTACGTCATCACCCGCGGACCTCATAAGGGCATTGTTCGCGGCTTTGCATGGGCTGGTATGTGTGCAGTCAATCGTGACTGCAAAATCCCGCCAGTCCGCAAGTACAATGCCGCACTCTCGCCGGACACTGTGAGCTATGTCGGCATCGCGGAGGATGAGCCAAAACGCCTTGCTCGTCTGGATGGCTTGAAGAAGGTCAGTCTGCTTGCCAAATACGGTATGACCGAGGCAGACGCCTACAAGCTCTGTCAGGATCACGGGCTGCTTTCCCCAATCTACGCTCACTGCCGGAGAAACGGCTGCTGGTTCTGTCCCAATGCAAGTGACAAAGAACTGCTGCACATAATCACAAATTATCCGGATATGTTTGACCGGCTGATTGAATGGGAGAACGAAGACAACATATTCCATCGTCGGATGACGCGCAGAGAAACCCCGTCTGAGGTAAAGGCTCGTTTACTGAGCAAATCCCAGACGGGGTTTTCTTCGCCCAAAAGCAAATAA
- a CDS encoding transposon-transfer assisting family protein translates to MKNFTVEEINLMCCFNTSSRKRLIDDMKSVTLNDMDGEIAELMYKTIRKLESMTDAEFEELYIMPDGMVDD, encoded by the coding sequence ATGAAAAACTTTACCGTGGAAGAAATCAACCTGATGTGCTGCTTCAACACGTCCAGCCGGAAGCGACTGATCGACGATATGAAGAGCGTCACCCTGAACGACATGGACGGTGAGATTGCGGAGCTGATGTATAAGACCATCCGGAAGCTCGAATCCATGACCGACGCAGAGTTTGAGGAACTGTATATCATGCCGGACGGCATGGTAGATGACTGA
- a CDS encoding DUF3849 domain-containing protein: MAENKNAQQVREITDKLEQGIKELFESERFKEYLRTMSKFYNYSFNNTLLIAMQKPEATYVAGYTSWQRNFDRQVMKGEKGIKILAPAPYKAQEEREKIDPVTQKPVIGADGKAVTETVEVLRPAFKVVSVFDVSQTDGKELPDIIVDELKGTVENYEAFFDALKQESPVPISFEDIPGGAKGFFSPVESRIAIQEGMSEIQTVKTAIHEIAHAKLHAVKPDEKAAPEDKKDRHTKEVEAESVAYTVCQRYGIETSDYSFGYIAGWSSGKETKELKSSLDTIRKTAAEMIEGIDAKLKVLLAEKAQSVEKEVEAPVKETVPEEKPEVPIYRETANYAYEAGELESYRASLATNVECRKAIEAAISSNYGDNRLNADAAVKSVLEQFSPERVRYVLANTIQQKDFDGRIPQPLKEWAKSVEVCPENASRFLVDKPNPGLTALFVDAFRQQTEAQKEVMPEKAAERDPEVVAWENDEITSIQVKTVEVKSPFALLPEEAAQAPKAHRLTAEEKEIKAAVMDTLKGQIAYNNDGMRASYRASNHSFNLLARNGVRIEGNTVTQNGEPLFKIHRRHAARKTQGCYRELVPTLEYVKQEQKQEKPSIRDQLKAAAKTQPEKKSQVKSKTHDMEL, encoded by the coding sequence ATGGCTGAAAACAAAAATGCACAGCAAGTCCGCGAAATCACGGACAAGCTGGAACAGGGCATCAAGGAGCTTTTTGAATCCGAGCGGTTCAAGGAATATCTCCGCACGATGTCCAAGTTCTACAACTATTCCTTCAACAACACGCTGCTCATTGCGATGCAGAAGCCGGAGGCAACCTATGTTGCCGGTTATACCTCGTGGCAGCGCAACTTTGACCGTCAGGTCATGAAGGGCGAAAAGGGCATCAAGATTCTCGCACCCGCGCCGTACAAGGCGCAGGAAGAGCGCGAGAAGATTGATCCCGTAACGCAGAAGCCGGTAATCGGCGCAGATGGGAAGGCTGTCACGGAAACGGTTGAGGTCCTGCGTCCTGCCTTCAAGGTGGTAAGTGTCTTTGATGTTTCCCAGACGGACGGCAAGGAGCTTCCGGACATTATCGTCGATGAGCTGAAAGGCACCGTCGAAAACTACGAGGCGTTCTTCGATGCGCTCAAGCAGGAGTCTCCCGTCCCTATTTCCTTTGAGGACATTCCGGGCGGCGCAAAGGGGTTCTTCTCTCCGGTTGAAAGCCGTATTGCCATTCAGGAAGGCATGAGCGAAATCCAGACGGTCAAAACCGCTATTCACGAGATCGCCCACGCAAAGCTCCACGCTGTAAAGCCGGACGAGAAAGCCGCACCCGAAGACAAGAAGGATCGGCATACCAAAGAGGTTGAGGCGGAAAGCGTAGCCTACACTGTCTGTCAGCGGTACGGCATTGAAACCTCGGACTACTCCTTCGGGTACATCGCCGGTTGGTCTTCCGGCAAGGAAACCAAGGAGCTGAAAAGCTCTCTGGACACCATCCGCAAGACGGCGGCTGAGATGATCGAGGGCATTGACGCCAAGCTCAAGGTGCTGCTGGCAGAGAAAGCACAGTCCGTAGAGAAGGAAGTCGAAGCTCCCGTAAAGGAAACCGTTCCGGAGGAAAAGCCGGAAGTACCCATTTACCGCGAGACGGCGAATTACGCCTATGAAGCCGGTGAGCTGGAGTCATATCGTGCTTCTCTCGCCACAAACGTGGAATGCCGCAAAGCGATTGAAGCGGCGATCAGCTCCAACTACGGAGACAACCGGCTGAATGCGGATGCTGCCGTGAAGAGCGTCCTTGAGCAGTTCTCTCCGGAGCGTGTCCGATATGTCCTCGCAAACACCATTCAGCAGAAAGACTTTGACGGGCGTATTCCCCAACCCCTCAAGGAGTGGGCGAAGAGCGTTGAGGTCTGTCCAGAGAATGCCTCCCGCTTCCTTGTGGATAAACCCAATCCCGGACTGACGGCACTTTTCGTGGATGCGTTCCGACAGCAGACCGAAGCTCAAAAGGAAGTCATGCCTGAGAAAGCAGCGGAAAGAGACCCGGAAGTCGTTGCATGGGAGAACGATGAGATTACTTCTATTCAGGTAAAAACCGTGGAGGTCAAATCTCCCTTTGCTCTCTTGCCGGAGGAAGCAGCGCAAGCACCGAAGGCGCACCGTCTGACTGCCGAAGAGAAGGAAATCAAAGCCGCCGTCATGGACACGCTCAAGGGGCAGATTGCCTATAACAACGACGGAATGCGGGCGTCCTATCGCGCCTCTAACCATTCCTTCAATCTGCTGGCGCGGAACGGCGTCAGGATCGAAGGCAACACGGTCACGCAGAACGGTGAGCCGCTGTTCAAAATCCATCGTCGTCATGCGGCGCGGAAAACACAGGGCTGTTACCGTGAGCTGGTGCCGACGCTGGAATACGTCAAGCAGGAGCAGAAGCAGGAAAAGCCCTCCATCCGCGATCAGCTCAAAGCTGCCGCAAAAACACAGCCGGAGAAGAAATCCCAGGTCAAATCCAAAACACACGACATGGAGTTGTGA
- a CDS encoding DNA topoisomerase 3: protein MILVIAEKPSVAQSIAKVLGATSRKDGYMEGGNYIVSWCFGHLVELADASSYDERYAKWRYDDLPIVPESWMFEVTKDKAQQFKVLSSLMKDKRVTELVCATDAGREGELIFRLVYNKAGCTKPFKRLWISSLEDSAIREGFNHLRDGKEYDRLYEAALSRSKADWIVGINGTRLFTTLYHKKLVVGRVQTPTLAMLVERDGKISMFQKEKYFNVHVGKGDLTADLEKVKTEEEAKRIAAACEKKQAVVSSLKRETKTVNPPKLYDLTTLQREANRYYGFTAQQTLDLVQTLYEKKLLTYPRTDSQFITDDMEDTARQVISIVCRQLPLFSGVSVTPDIARVTDNSKVTDHHAILPTVQLEKQEVSALPQSEQKILNLVGMRLLCATGEKHTYAETQITLSCEGYEFKTKAKTVVQNGWKAIEELFKASLKTKEKDDPMKFLPEVHEGDVLDSVSASVTEHFTTPPKQYTEDTLLSAMETAGNDQFDDDTEKKGLGTPATRAGIIEKLVKSGFAERKGKSLIPTKDGCNLVCVLPEQITSPAMTAEWENTLMEIERGNADADAFLSGIVQMTGDLVKAYPFLSDAEAQRFGTGKEEIGKCPRCGSPVYVGKGNFYCSNKDCSFCLWEDNKFFSSKKKKLTKKIAKELLDKGWCRVTGLYTPKKPQLYDAVIRLDDSGGKYVSFKMEFDR from the coding sequence TTGATCTTAGTCATTGCTGAAAAGCCCAGCGTTGCCCAGTCCATCGCAAAGGTTCTGGGCGCAACGTCACGAAAGGACGGCTACATGGAAGGCGGCAATTACATCGTTTCATGGTGCTTCGGTCATCTGGTGGAGCTGGCAGACGCCAGCTCCTACGATGAGCGGTATGCCAAGTGGCGGTATGACGATCTGCCCATTGTTCCGGAAAGCTGGATGTTCGAGGTCACGAAGGACAAAGCCCAGCAGTTCAAGGTGCTGTCCTCTCTCATGAAGGACAAGCGCGTCACCGAGCTGGTCTGCGCAACCGATGCAGGGCGCGAGGGTGAGCTGATCTTCCGGCTGGTTTACAACAAAGCCGGATGCACCAAGCCCTTCAAGCGTCTGTGGATCAGCTCATTGGAGGACTCCGCCATCCGCGAAGGCTTCAACCATCTCCGGGACGGCAAGGAATATGACCGCCTCTATGAAGCGGCACTCAGCCGCTCGAAGGCGGACTGGATTGTCGGCATCAACGGCACCCGCCTTTTCACCACGCTCTATCACAAGAAGTTGGTGGTCGGGCGCGTCCAGACGCCGACCCTTGCAATGCTGGTGGAGCGCGACGGGAAAATCTCCATGTTCCAAAAGGAGAAGTATTTCAACGTCCACGTCGGCAAGGGCGATCTGACCGCCGATCTGGAAAAGGTCAAAACCGAAGAGGAAGCAAAAAGAATTGCGGCGGCTTGCGAGAAAAAGCAAGCCGTCGTTTCTTCTCTCAAGCGGGAGACGAAAACCGTCAATCCTCCGAAGCTCTATGATCTGACCACCTTGCAGCGCGAGGCAAACCGATACTACGGCTTCACCGCCCAGCAGACGCTCGATCTCGTACAAACACTCTACGAAAAGAAGCTCCTGACCTATCCGCGCACGGACAGTCAGTTCATTACGGACGATATGGAGGACACCGCCCGTCAGGTCATTTCTATTGTCTGCCGCCAGCTTCCGCTTTTCTCCGGTGTTTCGGTTACTCCGGACATTGCCCGCGTAACCGACAACAGCAAGGTCACAGATCACCACGCCATTCTCCCGACCGTCCAGCTTGAAAAGCAAGAGGTTTCCGCGCTTCCTCAGTCGGAACAGAAAATCCTCAACCTTGTCGGGATGCGCCTTCTGTGTGCGACCGGCGAGAAGCACACCTACGCGGAAACGCAGATCACGCTCTCCTGCGAGGGCTACGAGTTCAAAACCAAGGCGAAGACCGTCGTTCAAAACGGATGGAAAGCCATCGAAGAGCTGTTCAAGGCTTCCCTCAAGACGAAGGAAAAGGACGATCCCATGAAGTTCCTGCCCGAAGTCCATGAGGGTGATGTTCTGGATAGTGTGTCCGCCAGCGTTACGGAACACTTCACGACGCCTCCGAAGCAGTACACGGAAGACACGCTCCTGTCTGCGATGGAGACTGCCGGAAACGATCAGTTCGACGATGACACCGAGAAGAAAGGTCTTGGAACACCCGCGACACGCGCCGGTATCATTGAAAAGCTGGTGAAATCCGGCTTTGCAGAGCGCAAGGGTAAGTCTCTCATTCCCACGAAGGACGGCTGCAACCTTGTCTGTGTTCTGCCGGAACAGATCACCTCTCCCGCAATGACGGCGGAATGGGAAAATACGCTCATGGAGATTGAACGCGGCAATGCGGATGCAGACGCCTTCCTCAGCGGCATTGTCCAGATGACCGGGGATCTCGTGAAAGCCTACCCGTTTCTCTCCGATGCCGAAGCCCAGCGTTTCGGCACGGGCAAGGAGGAAATCGGCAAATGTCCTCGTTGTGGATCTCCGGTCTATGTCGGCAAGGGCAACTTCTACTGCTCGAACAAGGACTGCTCCTTCTGCCTGTGGGAAGACAACAAGTTCTTTTCCAGCAAGAAAAAGAAGCTGACCAAGAAGATTGCAAAGGAGCTGCTGGACAAGGGCTGGTGCCGAGTGACCGGGCTTTACACGCCGAAGAAGCCTCAGCTCTATGATGCGGTCATTCGTCTGGATGACAGCGGCGGCAAATACGTCAGCTTCAAGATGGAGTTTGATCGATGA
- a CDS encoding DNA mismatch repair protein MutS → MKKYTDVDIIAELQKLVDSHVDSYKEDFDIDKRIIRRAAESQNPEDRTLMWFCRPHGTHCLNENQVFIQGTRDHNTFRFYAEQTYDECIARVIVPKAVKRGKVFGDVFEINYREQAANVAQNSVAPDHDRLTFADGYVLDAPCRSSFDAAMALVGEHGGVKTHQTLPKDADALAEVLSKQKTRRDRLPDAGRTETLSPLPVAELRKYEAVKKAHPDALVCFAQNGYFELYGKDAEKAAPLLGTKLLEKKVRGKPSIPVTGFRESAWVAGSHKLWKSGVDVFLSKDGETFKELKGADYIPVGATLNVDGIKCRIDAVNFAADEVRLTNIEDKNRPIRFSESIQYVRAYVEDAGTAIYDTIPKKPAARESIRDKLKSAQKAQPPHTPKPQKLKGKDMEL, encoded by the coding sequence ATGAAGAAATACACAGACGTTGACATTATCGCGGAGCTTCAGAAGCTCGTGGACAGTCATGTAGACAGCTACAAGGAAGACTTCGACATCGACAAGCGCATCATCCGCCGCGCTGCCGAAAGCCAGAATCCCGAAGACAGGACGCTGATGTGGTTCTGCCGCCCACACGGAACGCACTGCCTCAATGAAAATCAGGTCTTCATTCAGGGAACGCGGGATCACAACACCTTCCGATTTTACGCAGAACAGACCTACGACGAGTGTATTGCCCGTGTCATCGTTCCGAAAGCCGTCAAGCGCGGCAAGGTGTTCGGAGATGTCTTTGAGATCAATTACCGGGAACAGGCGGCAAATGTAGCGCAGAACTCGGTTGCGCCGGATCATGACCGGCTGACCTTTGCAGACGGCTATGTGCTGGACGCCCCCTGCCGCAGCAGCTTCGATGCAGCAATGGCTCTGGTCGGTGAGCATGGCGGCGTCAAAACCCACCAGACGCTCCCGAAGGACGCGGATGCTCTGGCGGAAGTGCTGTCCAAGCAGAAAACCCGCCGTGACAGACTGCCGGATGCAGGAAGGACAGAGACGCTTTCGCCTCTGCCCGTTGCAGAACTTCGGAAGTATGAGGCAGTCAAAAAGGCGCATCCGGACGCGCTGGTTTGCTTTGCCCAGAACGGCTATTTTGAGCTTTACGGCAAGGATGCAGAGAAAGCCGCGCCCTTGCTCGGCACGAAGCTCCTTGAGAAGAAGGTACGCGGCAAGCCTTCTATTCCGGTCACTGGCTTCCGTGAAAGCGCATGGGTAGCCGGTTCTCACAAGCTCTGGAAGTCCGGCGTGGATGTCTTTCTCAGCAAGGACGGCGAGACATTCAAGGAACTCAAAGGCGCAGATTACATTCCTGTCGGTGCGACACTGAATGTGGATGGGATCAAGTGCAGAATCGACGCGGTTAATTTTGCCGCTGATGAAGTCCGGCTGACCAACATCGAGGACAAGAACCGCCCCATCCGCTTTTCTGAGAGCATCCAGTATGTCCGCGCCTATGTGGAGGATGCCGGAACTGCCATCTACGACACCATCCCGAAGAAGCCCGCTGCCCGTGAATCCATCCGCGACAAGCTGAAATCCGCGCAGAAAGCCCAGCCGCCCCACACACCGAAGCCGCAGAAATTGAAAGGAAAGGATATGGAACTCTGA
- a CDS encoding helix-turn-helix domain-containing protein has translation MREKKDINIEIGGNIQVAREQAGYTQDTLSEMLGMTPNHLSAIERGASGISLEALQRLCRLLGVSADRIIFGTDEPEAEALALARRISDIKPEYRQQVQELLSAILNMS, from the coding sequence ATGCGAGAGAAGAAGGACATCAATATTGAAATCGGCGGCAATATTCAAGTGGCAAGAGAACAGGCGGGCTATACGCAGGACACGCTCTCAGAAATGCTTGGCATGACGCCGAATCACCTGAGCGCTATTGAGCGTGGTGCTTCTGGTATTTCTCTTGAAGCCTTGCAGCGTCTTTGCCGTTTGCTGGGCGTCAGTGCGGACCGAATTATCTTTGGGACCGATGAGCCAGAAGCGGAAGCCCTTGCGCTTGCCAGACGTATTTCGGATATAAAGCCGGAATACCGGCAACAGGTTCAAGAGCTGCTGTCCGCTATTTTGAATATGTCATAA
- a CDS encoding DUF4366 domain-containing protein: MRKKFRFLTVLAVCVMVLSCFSVTAFAYADDTEQNLPVTEATQPEQQPAVTPDPEKPKGEPIDDEGNAHTRDLLYDKATNKQFITVQTKNGNTFFIVIDYDAPINEDEEQYQTYFLNMVDESDLLALLDEDTAAALTTCNCKEKCAAGQVNTDCPVCKTNMSECTGTAPVTPEPDKDAETDVPAPKPEKKSNIGMILVIFVLAGAAGAAYYYIKFVKGRKPKDEDMDFFDDEGYEEEPYINEDDEPQIAEDAETDGDED, translated from the coding sequence ATGCGTAAGAAGTTTCGTTTTCTGACCGTCCTTGCGGTCTGCGTCATGGTGCTGTCCTGCTTCTCGGTGACGGCGTTTGCCTATGCCGATGACACCGAACAGAACCTTCCCGTTACGGAGGCAACCCAGCCGGAACAGCAGCCCGCAGTCACTCCCGACCCTGAAAAGCCGAAGGGTGAGCCGATTGACGATGAGGGCAACGCCCACACCCGCGACTTGCTCTATGACAAGGCAACCAACAAGCAGTTCATCACTGTCCAGACGAAGAACGGCAACACCTTCTTCATTGTCATCGACTACGATGCGCCCATCAACGAGGATGAGGAACAGTATCAGACGTACTTCCTGAACATGGTCGATGAAAGCGATCTGCTTGCGCTTTTGGATGAGGACACTGCGGCTGCGCTGACCACCTGTAACTGCAAAGAAAAATGCGCTGCCGGTCAGGTCAACACCGACTGCCCGGTCTGCAAGACCAACATGAGCGAATGCACCGGCACAGCCCCCGTTACGCCTGAGCCGGACAAGGATGCGGAAACCGATGTCCCCGCCCCTAAACCCGAAAAGAAATCCAACATCGGCATGATCCTCGTCATCTTCGTTCTTGCTGGTGCTGCGGGTGCAGCTTATTACTACATCAAGTTCGTCAAGGGCAGAAAGCCCAAGGATGAAGATATGGACTTCTTTGATGATGAAGGCTACGAAGAAGAGCCGTACATCAACGAGGATGATGAGCCGCAGATTGCGGAGGATGCTGAAACGGATGGTGATGAAGATTGA
- a CDS encoding DUF4315 family protein → MNPKYQKVLSDIEKAEKKKSEIEGQLKELYDKKTELENLEIINTVRSMVMDKDQIMAFLSSMKGGTKPAENTEVIDNA, encoded by the coding sequence ATGAATCCCAAGTATCAGAAAGTCCTCTCCGACATTGAGAAGGCTGAAAAGAAGAAGTCCGAAATCGAAGGTCAGCTCAAGGAGCTGTACGACAAGAAGACAGAGCTGGAAAACCTTGAAATCATCAATACCGTGCGCTCTATGGTGATGGACAAGGATCAGATCATGGCGTTCCTGTCTTCCATGAAGGGCGGCACCAAGCCCGCTGAAAATACGGAGGTAATCGACAATGCGTAA
- a CDS encoding SLOG family protein, protein MSRIIEFRKSAQKAEKQSVQGKTCAFTGHRPQSLPFGFDESDKRCTSLKSVMRDQIVALIENEGVTHFITGMALGVDMYAAEIVLDLKSKYPHITLESAIPCETQAIKWSVASRERYYNIAAKCDKETMLQREYTPDCMDKRNRYMVDHADYILAVWNGCPSGTGNTVRYAHKKGKSIIVINPVSLDVTRE, encoded by the coding sequence ATGTCGCGCATTATTGAGTTTAGAAAGTCTGCTCAAAAAGCTGAAAAGCAATCCGTTCAAGGCAAGACTTGTGCGTTTACCGGTCATAGACCGCAGAGTCTTCCGTTCGGCTTTGATGAATCCGATAAGCGTTGTACTTCTTTGAAATCTGTTATGCGGGATCAGATTGTAGCACTCATCGAGAACGAGGGCGTCACGCATTTTATTACCGGCATGGCTCTTGGCGTCGATATGTACGCTGCGGAAATTGTACTCGATTTGAAATCAAAATACCCTCACATTACTCTGGAAAGTGCAATCCCTTGTGAGACACAAGCGATCAAATGGTCTGTGGCTTCACGGGAACGGTATTATAATATCGCGGCAAAGTGTGACAAGGAGACCATGCTGCAACGGGAGTACACGCCGGACTGCATGGACAAGAGAAATCGGTACATGGTAGATCACGCCGATTATATTCTCGCAGTATGGAATGGATGCCCCAGCGGTACCGGGAACACCGTGAGATATGCCCACAAAAAGGGCAAATCTATCATCGTTATCAATCCGGTTTCCCTTGATGTCACGCGGGAATAA